A genomic region of Dermochelys coriacea isolate rDerCor1 chromosome 18, rDerCor1.pri.v4, whole genome shotgun sequence contains the following coding sequences:
- the VWA1 gene encoding von Willebrand factor A domain-containing protein 1: MFARTALQLALWLQVALAQSLPRKGLQPFIPDSEGDLLFLLDSSGSVSYYEFSRVKEFIRGLLRPFTFGPSDVQTSIIHISTVPTIEFPFDRYLSTGAVQQAIRDTQQLMGDTNTGKALSFAKEKFFTDEAGARAEVPKVLVWVTDGFSTDDISQPMQLLKDMEVTVFIVSTGRGNYLELSAAASQPPEKHLYFVDVDDLPIITKELRDAIIDVIRAKRLRAVEITSSSFRLTWPRLLSSDTGYYVVEYAPTDDPRRKLVKQVSGDHIGLFLSDLLPDTTYEVVLVPESNEHYIPPQTTRVTTLEEEISPTRVLISESKPHSFRVSWAPTLDSVGSYQVLYGPLPGNSAKLLEVDRAHNSTVVENLAPNTTYLVTVAAIYKSGKEKALSAKACTQEESSKVRHLRFEDMGPNTLKASWDSADGPVLGYRVRCRRQTGPSSLLSVSPQIHSVLLTDLASGTANKVCVKPVYRNQLGKGLCRVVHMQHATATQGYKHRRRA; this comes from the exons ATGTTTGCCCGGACGGCGCTTCAGCTCGCCCTGTGGCTGCAAGTAGCGCTGGCGCAGAGCCTACCTAGGAAAG gtCTCCAGCCCTTCATTCCAGACTCAGAGGGGGACCTCCTCTTCCTGCTGGACAGCTCTGGCAGCGTCTCCTACTACGAGTTCTCTAGGGTCAAGGAGTTCATCAGAGGCCTCCTGCGACCCTTCACCTTTGGCCCCAGCGACGTCCAGACCAGCATCATCCACATTAGCACTGTGCCCACCATAGAGTTCCCCTTCGACCGGTACTTGTCCACCGGGGCAGTGCAACAGGCCATCCGGGACACGCAGCAGCTGATGGGGGACACCAACACGGGCAAAGCCCTCTCCTTCGCCAAGGAGAAGTTCTTCACGGATGAAGCTGGCGCCCGGGCGGAGGTGCCCAAGGTGCTGGTGTGGGTGACGGATGGCTTCTCTACTGATGACATCTCCCAGCCCATGCAGCTGCTGAAGGACATGGAGGTCACGGTCTTCATTGTCAGCACTGGGCGAGGGAACTACCTGGAGCTTTCGGCAGCTGCCAGCCAGCCTCCAGAGAAGCACTTGTACTTTGTGGATGTGGATGACCTGCCCATCATCACCAAGGAGCTGAGGGATGCCATCATAG ATGTTATCCGAGCCAAGCGGCTCCGTGCCGTGGAGATCACCTCCAGCAGCTTCCGTCTGACATGGCCTAGGCTCCTCTCCAGCGACACTGGCTACTACGTGGTGGAGTACGCCCCTACGGACGACCCAAGGAGAAAGCTGGTGAAGCAAGTATCCGGGGATCACATTGGCCTCTTCCTGAGCGATCTCTTGCCAGACACCACCTATGAGGTCGTGCTCGTTCCAGAGTCCAACGAGCACTATATCCCTCCGCAAACCACCAGGGTCACCACGCTGGAAG AGGAAATCAGCCCAACTCGGGTTCTCATCTCGGAGTCCAAGCCGCACAGCTTCCGCGTCAGCTGGGCTCCCACGCTGGACAGCGTGGGGAGTTACCAGGTCCTGTACGGTCCGCTGCCTGGCAATTCAGCTAAGCTGCTGGAAGTGGACAGGGCGCACAACAGCACTGTAGTGGAGAACCTGGCCCCCAACACCACCTACTTGGTGACGGTGGCAGCCATCTATAAATCGGGGAAAGAGAAAGCCCTGTCGGCCAAAGCTTGCACACAGGAAG AGAGCTCCAAGGTGAGACACCTGCGCTTCGAGGACATGGGCCCCAACACCCTGAAGGCCTCTTGGGACTCAGCCGATGGGCCAGTCCTCGGTTACCGGGTGAGGTGCCGGCGGCAGACGGGCCCCTCGTCGCTCCTCAGCGTCTCACCGCAGATCCACAGTGTGCTCCTGACGGACCTGGCCTCGGGCACTGCCAACAAAGTGTGTGTGAAGCCCGTGTACAGGAaccagctggggaaggggctaTGCCGCGTGGTGCACATGCAGCATG CGACAGCCACACAAGGATACAAGCACAGAAGGAGAGCGTGA